One genomic region from Prionailurus bengalensis isolate Pbe53 chromosome C1, Fcat_Pben_1.1_paternal_pri, whole genome shotgun sequence encodes:
- the DNTTIP2 gene encoding deoxynucleotidyltransferase terminal-interacting protein 2: protein MVVTRSGRPQATIQATLAENSQQKNSAKRIQAHPKSRKESPPVDPTTAESQTTRKQSPVPRTPKSRKRKSGTTVSLPEINKPYTDGETSEVESDCSSVSELQDPILRVTRRRQILVACTPVSSVRKRLKITPINQSHAEEDDDSEAESHVSGISRIVPPTLITTRTRRSKAKSRSEPNQELYAEIISDAESSYSDISSFSEVTTMRTTRSMQKKLQSQTEEKYTNVVPETEKQIINLPTNSEDSDTRQTACLLARSLSQINKPNFYSNETYNDFDDSFHRNSGGKKAVQKRQHSNLREEKQASVVPLKEVTKQNCKNLDEESKGMVEEEKERNEKNSQLESLSEPQDTDIQQLVSQRQSTPQNNKTTSESSHLNCKAIMKSLAQTFAVVEVDRWNEERKNTKKTSDLTEFGGGSDEEECMVKGIREDMNDERGIDFESETKLFKSELNTSLDKGDSVLLVLSSDESQQSENSENEEDTVCFVENNGQKESLNGDSENMSCDNPLFVIDTTPGLSTDKHFYLDEGDKASEVATEEEEGEEDEKSEEPSDLDRNKDDDFSDEDDLLNSTKSKLLKLTSSNIDPGMSIKQLGGLYINFNADKLQSNKRTLTQIKEKKKDTLLQKTIITPDFEKNYCVPPYSESKYQLQKKRRKERQKSAGDGWFGMKAPELTDELKNDLKALKMRASMDPKRFYKKNDRDGFPKYFQIGTIVDNPADFYHSRIPKKQRKRTIVEELLADSEFRRYNRRKYSEIMAEKAANAAGKKFRKKKKFRN from the exons ATGGTGGTAACCAGGTCCGGACGGCCTCAGGCCACGATCCAAGCCACGTTGGCTGAAAACTCCCAGCAGAAG AATTCTGCTAAAAGAATTCAGGCACAtccaaaaagcaggaaagaatctccACCTGTTGACCCAACTACTGCTGAATCACAAACCACTAGGAAACAAAGTCCAGTCCCTAGAACTCCTaaaagcagaaagaggaagagtggaaCTACAGTCTCATTACCAGAGATAAACAAGCCGTATACTGATGGAGAGACCTCTGAGGTAGAGTCAGATTGTTCTTCTGTGTCTGAGCTCCAGGATCCCATCTTAAGAGTAACTAGGAGACGGCAGATCTTGGTTGCATGCACCCCGGTGTCTAGTGTTAGGAAAAGGCTGAAAATAACTCCAATAAATCAATCTCATGCTGAAGAAGACGATGACTCTGAAGCTGAATCACATGTCTCAGGTATTTCTAGAATTGTGCCGCCCACATTAATAACTACAAGAACTAGAAGAAGTAAGGCTAAATCCCGAAGTGAGCCAAACCAAGAATTATATGCAGAAATTATTTCTGATGCTGAATCATCATACTcagacatttcttcattttctgaagtTACAACTATGAGAACAACAAGAAGTATGCAGAAGAAATTACAGTCACAAACTGAGGAGAAATATACTAACGTTGTACCAGAAACTGAAAAGCAGATTATAAATTTGCCAACGAATTCAGAGGATTCAGATACCAGACAAACAGCTTGTTTACTTGCAAGATCTCTTTCTCAGATAAATAAGCCAAATTTCTATAGTAATGAAACTTATAATGACTTTGATGATTCCTTCCACAgaaattcagggggaaaaaaagcagtgcAAAAACGTCAACATTCTAATCTAAGAGAGGAAAAACAGGCCAGTGTTGTACCTCTCAAAGAAGTAACAAAACAGAATTGTAAGAATTTAGATGAAGAATCCAAAGGAATggtagaggaggagaaagaaagaaatgagaaaaattctcAGTTGGAGAGCCTTTCTGAACCTCAGGACACTGACATTCAGCAGTTAGTTTCTCAGAGGCAGTCAACCCCCCAAAATAACAAAACTACATCAGAGTCCTCACATCTGAACTGTAAGGCTATAATGAAATCGTTAGCTCAGACATTTGCAGTGGTAGAAGTGGACAGATggaatgaagagagaaagaacaccaaaaaaacaagTGACCTGACAGAATTTGGTGGTGGTAGTGATGAAGAAGAGTGCATGGTCAAAGGTATCCGTGAAGACATGAATGACGAAAGGGGTATAGATTTTGAGAGCGAAACCAAACTGTTCAAGTCTGagctcaacacatctctggataAAGGTGATTCTGTTTTATTAGTGCTCAGCAGTGATGAGAGCCAGCAGTCTGAAAACAGTGAGAACGAAGAGGACACTGTGtgttttgttgaaaataatgGTCAAAAGGAGTCATTAAATGGAGACTCAGAAAATATGTCTTGTGACAACCCATTGTTTGTAATCGACACAACTCCCGGACTGAGTACTGATAAACATTTTTACCTGGATGAGGGAGACAAGGCAAGTGAGGTTGCcactgaggaagaagagggggaagaagatgaaaaaagtgAAGAACCATCAGACCTTGATAGAAATAAAGATGATGACTTTAGTGATGAAGATGACTTACTAAATAGCACAAAGTCTAAACT TCTGAAGCTGACAAGCAGCAACATAGACCCTGGTATGAGTATCAAGCAGTTGGGTGGTTTGTATATTAATTTCAATGCAGACAAACTACAGTCAAACAAGAGAACCCTAACACAgatcaaggagaaaaagaaagacacg CTTTTGCAGAAAACCATCATTACTCctgattttgaaaaaaactaCTGTGTCCCACCATATAGTGAATCAAAGTATCAACTTCAGAAAAAACGCAGA aaagAACGACAAAAATCAGCGGGTGATGGCTGGTTTGGTATGAAAGCTCCAGAATTGACAGATGAACTTAAAAATGATCTCAAAGCACTGAAGATGAGAGCTAGCATGGACCCAAAAAGGTTTTACAAGAAAAATGATAGGGATGGCTTCCCCAAGTATTTCCAG ATTGGAACCATTGTTGACAATCCAGCTGACTTCTACCATTCCCGAATTcccaaaaaacaaaggaagagaactATTGTGGAAGAACTGCTGGCTGATTCTGAGTTCAGAAG ataTAACCGAAGGAAGTACTCAGAGATCATGGCTGAAAAAGCAGCAAATGCAGCAGGAAAGAAGTTtcgaaagaagaagaaatttcgCAATTGA